From a single Fulvivirga ulvae genomic region:
- the ispG gene encoding (E)-4-hydroxy-3-methylbut-2-enyl-diphosphate synthase, whose translation MQKQISRKEVNTEIIRTRQYCNSLTSYSRRKTRVVDIGGIPLGGDYPIRVQSMTTVDTMDTLGSVEQVIRMVDAGCEYVRITAPSIKEAQNLEEIKKELRRRGYNVPLIADIHFTPNAAELAARIVEKVRINPGNYADKKKFEQIEYTDESYNAELDRIREKFTPLVKICKEYGTAMRIGTNHGSLSDRIMSRYGDTPLGMVESALEFLRICNDLDYHDIVLSMKASNTQVMVQAYRLLVNKLDEEGLQPYPLHLGVTEAGEGEDGRIKSAVGIGVLLEDGLGDTVRVSLTEEPELEAPVAKTMVDRYNNRAGHKSIEPVNENPVDPFSYSRRYTHEVANVGGQNVPRVIADISKLDTDDYKDLKGIGHFYLPEPDKWRMNDLGADYVYSGNSPVQFMLPNGLKEILDYKIWAEASDKVNKVPMLTVDEYLSNNLKHNEINFIRLELEDLDEGLLSSLIADHTVVIVLETHNEHGMAEQRRAFFKLINAKADIPVIIKRSYPALSDDQLQIYAATDVGGLLIDGLGDGVMLGTENAGKGRSKEQLLNLIENYNNTGFGILQAARTRMTKTEYISCPSCGRTLFDLQETTAMIRKRTDHLKGVKIGIMGCIVNGPGEMADADYGYVGSGKGKITLYKGQEVVKRGVPSERAVDELIEIIREGGDWLEKEEA comes from the coding sequence TTGCAGAAACAGATCAGCAGGAAAGAAGTGAATACAGAAATAATAAGGACCAGACAATATTGTAACAGCCTTACTTCATATTCGAGAAGGAAAACCCGCGTGGTAGATATTGGTGGAATACCATTGGGAGGTGACTATCCGATCCGTGTGCAGTCCATGACTACGGTAGATACCATGGATACCTTAGGTTCGGTAGAGCAGGTCATACGCATGGTAGATGCCGGTTGTGAATATGTGAGAATAACCGCACCAAGTATTAAGGAGGCCCAAAACCTGGAAGAGATCAAAAAGGAATTGCGAAGGAGAGGGTATAATGTTCCGTTGATCGCAGATATTCACTTCACCCCCAATGCTGCAGAGCTTGCAGCCAGAATTGTCGAAAAGGTAAGGATAAACCCCGGTAATTACGCCGATAAGAAGAAATTTGAACAGATAGAATATACCGACGAGTCGTATAACGCCGAACTGGACAGAATAAGAGAGAAATTCACGCCTTTAGTCAAAATATGTAAAGAGTATGGTACCGCCATGCGCATAGGTACCAATCACGGTTCTTTGTCAGACCGGATCATGAGCCGTTATGGAGATACACCGCTGGGTATGGTTGAGTCTGCACTTGAATTTCTCAGGATCTGCAATGACCTGGACTATCACGATATCGTACTGTCTATGAAAGCCAGCAATACCCAGGTTATGGTGCAGGCTTACAGGCTTTTGGTCAACAAACTGGATGAGGAAGGACTACAGCCTTACCCGCTGCACCTGGGAGTTACCGAAGCTGGAGAAGGTGAAGACGGGCGTATCAAAAGTGCTGTAGGCATAGGTGTATTGCTTGAAGATGGCCTGGGAGATACTGTACGGGTTTCTTTGACAGAAGAACCTGAGCTGGAAGCACCGGTTGCCAAAACTATGGTAGACCGGTATAATAACCGCGCCGGGCATAAATCAATTGAACCTGTAAATGAAAATCCGGTTGACCCTTTTAGTTACAGCAGGAGATACACACACGAAGTTGCCAATGTGGGCGGACAAAACGTGCCTCGGGTAATTGCCGATATCAGCAAATTGGATACAGATGATTACAAGGATCTGAAAGGCATTGGCCATTTCTACCTTCCCGAGCCCGATAAATGGAGGATGAATGACCTTGGAGCTGACTATGTCTACTCCGGCAATAGCCCGGTACAATTTATGTTGCCCAACGGATTAAAGGAAATTCTGGATTATAAAATATGGGCGGAAGCTTCCGATAAGGTCAATAAAGTTCCGATGCTGACCGTTGATGAGTATTTAAGCAATAATTTAAAGCATAACGAAATCAACTTCATAAGATTGGAGTTAGAGGATCTTGATGAAGGGCTACTATCTTCGCTGATAGCAGACCATACAGTAGTTATAGTGTTGGAAACACATAATGAACACGGAATGGCTGAGCAAAGAAGGGCTTTCTTTAAGTTGATCAATGCGAAAGCGGATATACCTGTAATTATAAAAAGAAGCTACCCCGCACTTTCTGATGACCAGCTACAGATATACGCAGCAACTGACGTGGGTGGGCTTTTGATCGACGGACTTGGTGACGGGGTAATGCTGGGAACTGAAAATGCAGGAAAGGGCAGAAGTAAGGAACAGCTGTTGAACCTTATAGAAAACTATAATAACACCGGCTTTGGTATTTTGCAGGCGGCAAGGACCCGGATGACCAAAACGGAATATATTTCGTGTCCTTCATGCGGAAGGACGCTGTTTGACCTGCAGGAAACCACTGCCATGATCCGTAAGAGAACCGATCACCTCAAAGGAGTTAAAATCGGTATTATGGGATGTATTGTAAATGGCCCGGGTGAAATGGCCGATGCCGATTATGGATATGTTGGATCAGGAAAAGGGAAAATCACATTATACAAGGGGCAGGAAGTAGTGAAAAGGGGAGTGCCTTCGGAAAGAGCGGTAGACGAACTTATAGAGATCATTCGTGAGGGCGGAGACTGGTTAGAAAAAGAAGAAGCATAA
- a CDS encoding tetratricopeptide repeat protein → MKSIAKQYLYILFVLAIPLASSAQSKTELLLKAEETLLKGDTIMAAEHFRKVLLVYPQSFTAAMRLAEIYEQRKDYHTAIQFTNVALDINDNYQIQIREKIQGKQLTQRELAEAQNKLDRYKSDQADIHHLKGVVRARQLRRQDAIEEFRKALELKVTSQTLTDLALTYLEIGLLHDALKLLHQARNLDPASYKPYFNLANVHYKVQNTDSALYYYQIAQEKESDLKWPYLYSGLIYTQKENYPEAIAQYNSFVALDSANEEIYFRRAVLYSELRQWPEALKDWNKVLQLNPDNAEAWRNKGLSHFQAAQYDSAIEAFDKALHILPEESYTYINRGYSHYLSNNPEQALEDLNKGLEGLPKYYLGYYFRALVYLQTNKKQKACNDVHKAVELGMKQGEIDEKLIKKCF, encoded by the coding sequence ATGAAATCTATTGCAAAACAATATTTATACATACTCTTTGTGCTTGCCATACCTTTAGCCTCCTCTGCTCAAAGTAAAACTGAGCTTCTTTTAAAAGCCGAAGAAACCCTGCTAAAAGGGGATACCATTATGGCCGCTGAGCATTTCAGGAAAGTATTGCTGGTTTATCCGCAAAGTTTTACTGCTGCCATGCGACTTGCCGAGATCTATGAGCAACGTAAGGATTATCATACAGCTATTCAATTCACGAATGTTGCCCTGGATATTAACGATAATTATCAAATCCAGATCCGGGAAAAAATCCAGGGTAAACAGCTGACTCAGCGTGAACTTGCAGAAGCCCAAAACAAGCTTGACAGGTATAAAAGTGATCAGGCTGACATTCACCATCTTAAAGGTGTAGTACGCGCAAGGCAATTGAGAAGACAGGATGCGATTGAGGAATTCAGAAAGGCGCTTGAGCTTAAGGTCACTAGCCAGACGCTCACCGATTTGGCACTTACCTACCTTGAAATCGGACTGCTACATGATGCTCTGAAACTTTTGCATCAGGCCAGAAACCTTGACCCGGCCAGCTACAAACCATATTTTAACCTCGCCAATGTACACTATAAGGTGCAAAATACAGACAGTGCCCTTTATTATTATCAGATTGCCCAGGAAAAGGAAAGTGACCTCAAATGGCCTTATCTTTATTCCGGCCTCATCTATACACAAAAAGAAAATTACCCTGAAGCCATTGCGCAATATAATAGCTTTGTTGCCCTTGACTCAGCCAATGAAGAGATATATTTCAGAAGAGCAGTGCTTTACAGCGAGCTGCGGCAATGGCCGGAAGCTTTAAAAGATTGGAATAAAGTACTTCAATTAAACCCTGACAATGCCGAAGCCTGGCGCAATAAAGGGTTGAGCCACTTTCAGGCAGCTCAATATGATTCAGCCATTGAAGCGTTTGATAAGGCCCTTCATATTCTTCCCGAAGAATCGTACACTTATATCAACCGGGGTTATAGCCATTACCTCTCTAATAATCCTGAACAAGCCCTGGAAGACCTGAACAAAGGTTTGGAAGGTTTACCAAAATATTATCTCGGTTATTATTTCCGGGCATTGGTTTACTTACAAACCAATAAAAAACAAAAAGCATGTAATGATGTTCATAAAGCTGTGGAGCTCGGTATGAAACAAGGCGAAATCGATGAAAAGCTTATCAAAAAATGCTTTTAG
- a CDS encoding intradiol ring-cleavage dioxygenase → MKKLLLLVLAVPCIAACNAQQSNPSEETRTKQSARHIGGPCEGCEAIYEYGSRVLTSIDTLPDFDQHDNKIKITGIIYQNDGETPAKDVILYVYHTNEAGIYPTRGDEKGWAKRHGYIRGWVKTGDDGKYTFYTFKPGSYPGGTAAAHIHPTIKEPGLNEYYIDTYHFKDDPLLKKSDLSSSPRAGSGLLTLEKQGDMWVARRDIILGVNIPDYK, encoded by the coding sequence ATGAAAAAATTACTTCTTCTTGTACTGGCTGTTCCATGTATCGCAGCCTGTAACGCACAGCAAAGTAACCCTTCTGAAGAAACCCGGACGAAACAATCTGCACGCCATATAGGCGGGCCATGTGAAGGCTGTGAGGCCATTTATGAATATGGAAGCCGTGTATTAACTTCCATCGATACCCTCCCTGATTTTGATCAGCATGACAACAAAATTAAAATCACGGGTATCATTTATCAAAATGATGGAGAAACACCCGCCAAAGACGTGATATTATATGTCTACCATACCAACGAAGCCGGTATTTACCCCACCCGCGGGGATGAAAAAGGTTGGGCAAAAAGGCACGGATACATTCGCGGTTGGGTCAAAACCGGTGATGACGGAAAGTATACTTTTTATACCTTCAAGCCTGGGTCATATCCCGGCGGTACTGCTGCAGCACACATCCATCCTACCATTAAGGAACCCGGCCTGAATGAGTATTATATAGACACTTATCATTTCAAAGATGATCCGTTATTGAAGAAGAGTGACCTGAGCTCTTCTCCCAGAGCAGGTTCGGGGCTGCTTACCTTAGAAAAACAGGGAGACATGTGGGTTGCCCGCAGAGATATTATACTGGGCGTGAATATTCCCGATTATAAATGA
- a CDS encoding YheT family hydrolase has translation MQYEAPFIYFSAHLETILPALFRKIRNVTYKRERIHTPDDDFLDLDWVQNGSDKLVVISHGLEGNSTRPYIKGMARAFSNRGYDILAWNFRGCSDEINKQLRFYHSGATDDLHLVVEHALTKGYKKIYLIGFSLGGNLTLKYIGEHGANILPQIKKAVTFSVPLDLYTSCVKISETSNFVYSRRFLNNLKEKIISKAAMMPDVLETEKLKKIRTLKDFDDNYTAPLHGFKDAIDYYSACSSINFLDDISTPTLIVNAKNDPFLSQECYPEAQLKGHKHIVFEIPERGGHVGFTEFNKEGLYWSEKRALNFIER, from the coding sequence ATGCAATACGAAGCGCCTTTTATATATTTCTCTGCCCACCTTGAAACCATACTCCCTGCTCTTTTTCGAAAAATCAGGAACGTAACTTATAAGAGAGAACGGATCCACACACCTGATGATGACTTTCTCGACCTGGACTGGGTTCAAAATGGTTCGGATAAACTGGTAGTTATATCACATGGCCTGGAAGGAAACTCTACAAGACCCTATATTAAAGGTATGGCTCGTGCCTTTTCAAATAGAGGCTACGATATTCTTGCCTGGAATTTCAGAGGCTGCAGCGACGAAATCAACAAACAGCTCAGATTCTACCATAGCGGCGCCACTGACGATCTTCATCTCGTGGTAGAACATGCACTGACCAAGGGTTATAAAAAGATATATCTTATAGGCTTTAGTCTCGGAGGAAACCTTACGCTAAAGTATATTGGCGAACATGGGGCAAACATCTTACCTCAAATTAAAAAAGCAGTAACGTTTTCGGTCCCTCTTGACCTGTATACAAGCTGTGTTAAAATTTCTGAAACCTCCAACTTTGTGTACTCAAGAAGGTTTTTAAACAACCTGAAGGAGAAGATCATATCCAAAGCTGCAATGATGCCCGATGTACTTGAGACAGAGAAGTTAAAAAAAATCAGGACCCTCAAAGATTTTGACGATAACTATACAGCTCCCTTGCATGGATTTAAAGATGCTATTGATTATTATAGTGCTTGTAGCTCTATAAATTTTTTGGATGATATAAGCACTCCGACGTTAATAGTTAATGCCAAAAACGACCCTTTTCTCTCGCAGGAATGCTACCCTGAAGCTCAGTTAAAAGGTCATAAGCACATAGTTTTCGAAATCCCGGAGCGCGGAGGTCATGTTGGCTTTACCGAATTTAACAAAGAAGGCCTTTATTGGTCAGAAAAACGGGCTTTGAATTTTATAGAAAGGTAA
- a CDS encoding DUF4249 domain-containing protein — MMNKNILYLLILMMITVLAGCEETVTLESEQVQPKVVIEGLVTNEKRQHFVKVSRSAEFYSSGDFTGVTDAVITVEDDQGNVYNYEHNPSGAENGDGYYLSEDVYEGQIGSTYKLTVTIGSEVYTASDMIKPVTAIDSLEISLNEDEYEDPEDEGYYYEVLFYAKEPQETEDYYLFKFYRNDSLFLDTETDIYYADDELLGENIDGIPTAGFYKQGDKARVEMYSISRQGYIYYNDLYTLLTSDGGMFSPPPANPRTNLTNDALGYFQASAVVSDTIVVE, encoded by the coding sequence ATGATGAATAAAAATATACTATACTTATTGATCCTGATGATGATAACAGTTCTGGCAGGCTGCGAAGAGACAGTTACGCTGGAGTCTGAGCAGGTGCAGCCTAAAGTAGTGATAGAGGGATTGGTCACCAATGAGAAAAGACAACATTTTGTGAAAGTGTCGCGTTCGGCAGAGTTCTACTCTTCAGGAGATTTTACAGGTGTTACGGATGCTGTAATTACAGTGGAAGATGATCAGGGCAACGTTTATAATTACGAGCACAATCCATCGGGTGCAGAAAACGGGGATGGGTATTATCTCTCCGAAGATGTGTATGAGGGCCAGATAGGTAGTACATATAAACTTACGGTAACCATCGGTTCGGAAGTGTACACAGCTTCTGATATGATCAAACCTGTAACAGCCATTGATTCACTGGAAATTTCATTGAATGAAGATGAGTATGAAGACCCCGAAGATGAAGGCTACTACTATGAAGTGTTGTTTTATGCCAAGGAACCTCAGGAAACGGAAGATTACTATCTCTTTAAGTTCTACCGGAACGACTCCCTGTTTTTAGATACAGAAACAGATATCTACTATGCTGATGATGAACTGCTGGGAGAAAATATTGATGGTATCCCTACCGCAGGATTCTATAAGCAAGGAGATAAAGCCAGAGTGGAGATGTACAGTATTTCCCGTCAGGGGTACATTTATTATAACGACCTGTATACCCTCCTTACCAGTGATGGAGGTATGTTTAGTCCGCCACCGGCAAATCCCAGAACCAACCTTACCAATGATGCTCTGGGGTATTTTCAGGCCAGTGCGGTCGTTAGTGATACTATAGTGGTCGAATAG
- a CDS encoding DUF6728 family protein: MNNDSKMREDSHKNSLKDYFALGEVFGYFFRKKDPSRPSSVNLKMMHGINKISMIIFLIAIIVLIARHLF, translated from the coding sequence ATGAATAACGACAGCAAAATGAGAGAAGATAGCCACAAAAATTCATTGAAAGACTATTTTGCATTAGGTGAAGTATTTGGGTACTTTTTTAGAAAAAAAGACCCTTCAAGGCCGTCCAGTGTTAACCTGAAAATGATGCACGGAATCAACAAGATATCTATGATCATATTTCTAATCGCCATAATAGTTTTAATCGCCAGACATTTGTTTTAA
- a CDS encoding SDR family oxidoreductase: protein MSRLVVITGGTKGIGRALVDIFSENDFDIIVCSRNLDDLNVLRDEVQEKYGNKVHIMRTDMADKSEVDYFIKFIHAQEGKVEVLINNAGLFIPGKIHKEDDGVLEQMIETNLYSAYYMIRGLIKKMKKAGSGHIFNMCSTASFVPYVNGGSYCISKFAMLGMSKVLREEMKEHGVRVTAVMPGATYTASWEGADLPEDRFMKSGDVAAAIWNAFKMSDRTVIEEIIMRPQLGDI, encoded by the coding sequence ATGAGTAGACTAGTAGTAATTACAGGTGGTACAAAAGGCATAGGAAGAGCGCTGGTAGATATTTTTTCTGAAAATGATTTTGATATCATTGTTTGCTCCCGCAACCTCGACGATCTCAATGTTCTGAGAGATGAAGTGCAGGAGAAATATGGCAATAAAGTTCATATTATGAGAACCGACATGGCTGATAAGTCAGAAGTCGATTACTTTATAAAATTTATACATGCCCAGGAAGGGAAAGTTGAGGTTTTGATCAATAATGCAGGACTTTTTATTCCCGGCAAGATCCATAAAGAAGATGATGGTGTGCTCGAGCAAATGATCGAAACCAACCTGTACAGTGCTTATTATATGATTAGAGGCCTGATAAAAAAAATGAAAAAGGCCGGATCCGGTCATATATTTAATATGTGTTCAACGGCGTCATTTGTGCCTTATGTCAATGGCGGATCATACTGCATATCCAAATTTGCCATGTTGGGAATGTCAAAAGTATTGCGGGAAGAAATGAAGGAGCATGGAGTAAGGGTGACCGCAGTGATGCCCGGTGCTACTTATACGGCAAGCTGGGAAGGTGCGGACCTGCCGGAAGACAGGTTCATGAAGTCCGGTGATGTAGCGGCAGCCATTTGGAATGCCTTTAAAATGTCTGACCGAACGGTGATAGAAGAAATTATAATGCGCCCTCAGTTGGGCGATATTTAG
- a CDS encoding SOS response-associated peptidase: protein MGDRYTITADADTLSKRFKIDVTERYEPRYNAAPTQVLPIVTQDSKGLSFFYWGQIPERSKNKTISSKLILAEKETLTEKVSSHKALLQSRCIVPADGFYDWKRISKKGKVPYRFIFGNDQTVSFAGIWEEFEDDEENVVHTFKIITTPANSIVSEVNNRMPAVLTPEAERLWLDSNTPEEQLLELLAPYPSDQMGSYSVSPRIGDINNEGATLIKPMAPADQFGNYSLFD from the coding sequence ATGGGAGACAGATATACTATAACGGCTGACGCGGATACACTCAGTAAAAGGTTCAAAATTGATGTTACGGAAAGATATGAGCCTCGGTATAATGCAGCCCCTACCCAGGTGTTACCCATTGTAACTCAAGACAGCAAGGGTTTATCTTTCTTCTACTGGGGACAGATTCCTGAACGTTCTAAAAACAAGACTATTAGTTCAAAACTGATATTGGCTGAAAAAGAAACCCTTACTGAAAAAGTCTCTTCTCATAAAGCACTTTTGCAAAGCCGCTGCATAGTGCCTGCTGATGGTTTTTATGATTGGAAAAGGATCTCTAAAAAAGGAAAAGTACCCTACCGCTTTATTTTTGGCAATGACCAGACAGTTTCTTTTGCCGGGATCTGGGAAGAATTTGAGGATGATGAGGAGAATGTTGTTCATACTTTCAAGATCATCACTACACCGGCCAATAGTATTGTTTCTGAAGTGAATAACAGAATGCCTGCAGTGCTGACCCCGGAAGCAGAAAGGCTTTGGCTTGACAGCAATACCCCGGAGGAGCAGTTACTGGAGTTGCTGGCTCCATACCCATCGGACCAAATGGGAAGTTACTCCGTTTCTCCCAGAATCGGCGACATCAATAATGAGGGTGCCACGCTCATCAAACCCATGGCTCCTGCCGATCAATTTGGTAATTATTCACTTTTTGATTAG
- a CDS encoding TonB-dependent receptor: MILPLAWLSQYSLAQQKHTINGYAKDAENGEELIGVTVYVNELKVGTATNVYGFYALSLPPGDYTLIFSSVGYQTVTRQISLSKSETFNVELPVEVTSLDEIVISDDPIDANVTDIKMSRNELDIKQVKKLPALFGEPDIIKTIQMMPGVITAGEGTSSFFVRGGSADQNLILIDEAPVYDPSHLFGLFSVFNADVIKDSELYKGGIPARYGGRLSSILEVRTKDGNNKRIGGAAGIGTLASRIMLEGPIRKEKSSFIISGRRSYADLFLKAAGEENLVHFYDVNAKVNWKHNNNNRFFAALYLGRDVFNFDDTFGFDWGNTTGTFRWNHLFNDRLFSNTSLIASNFDYALEFDDDVQGFSWTSNLQEFSFKEDLNYFINTRNQLEFGYHLTYRRFSPGKISPTSESSIFDSQKIQNDYALDHSLYLGNEQRLSDRLTLSYGARLSIFQNVGKSDVYIYEDPQDNIDIVHVDTLHYDHLENIKTYVNIEPRFAARYMINPQSSVKLSYNRMVQNTHLISSGTVPIPFNTWSPSNYYLKPQLADQVAVGYFRNFKDNMLEFSVEAYYKDIDNVTDFADNAQLFFNKDLPTEYRQGDSWSYGLELMLQKKEGRFTGFASYTWSKTERKIDGVNLSKPFLANYDRRHVFNIVGTYDLNEKWSFGGSFTYSTGRPITVPAGRYQYGDVYQVDYISERNGYLLPDFHRLDLSATLTPGKNKDRKWKGSWVFSLYNAYSRKNAFTIYTRLQQDDEGNIINGNVKEARMISLFPVLPSVTYNIQF; the protein is encoded by the coding sequence TTGATACTGCCATTAGCATGGCTTAGTCAATACAGTCTGGCTCAACAAAAGCATACCATTAACGGATATGCCAAAGATGCTGAAAATGGAGAAGAGCTTATCGGGGTTACAGTCTATGTCAACGAATTGAAGGTAGGGACGGCTACAAATGTTTACGGGTTTTATGCGTTAAGCCTGCCCCCTGGAGATTACACCCTCATTTTTAGTTCCGTGGGATACCAAACCGTAACAAGGCAAATCAGCCTGTCAAAAAGTGAAACCTTTAATGTAGAGCTTCCTGTGGAGGTAACATCTCTGGACGAAATCGTGATTTCTGACGACCCTATTGATGCCAACGTAACGGACATCAAAATGAGCCGCAATGAATTAGATATAAAACAGGTTAAGAAATTACCAGCTTTATTCGGAGAGCCTGATATTATTAAAACCATCCAGATGATGCCAGGTGTAATTACTGCAGGAGAAGGCACATCCAGCTTTTTTGTGAGAGGGGGTAGTGCAGACCAGAATCTCATTCTTATTGATGAAGCGCCTGTTTATGACCCTTCTCACCTTTTTGGGTTATTCTCAGTTTTTAATGCAGACGTAATCAAGGATTCCGAGCTGTACAAAGGAGGTATTCCTGCAAGGTACGGAGGCAGGCTGTCTTCTATTCTTGAAGTAAGGACAAAGGACGGAAACAATAAAAGAATAGGTGGAGCAGCAGGTATCGGTACACTTGCCAGCAGGATTATGCTGGAGGGTCCTATAAGAAAAGAGAAGAGCTCCTTCATCATTTCGGGCAGACGTTCTTATGCAGACTTGTTTCTTAAGGCTGCAGGAGAGGAAAATCTGGTGCACTTCTACGATGTGAATGCCAAGGTCAACTGGAAGCATAATAACAACAACAGATTCTTTGCCGCCCTGTACCTGGGAAGAGATGTATTTAACTTTGACGATACTTTTGGTTTTGACTGGGGAAACACAACGGGTACTTTCAGGTGGAACCATCTTTTTAATGATCGCTTGTTTTCAAACACATCACTTATAGCCAGTAACTTTGATTATGCATTGGAGTTTGATGATGATGTTCAGGGGTTTTCCTGGACCTCTAACCTGCAGGAGTTTTCTTTTAAGGAAGACCTTAACTACTTTATCAATACGCGAAATCAACTGGAGTTTGGTTATCATCTGACCTACCGAAGATTTTCTCCCGGCAAAATATCACCAACTTCCGAATCATCGATCTTTGACTCGCAGAAGATCCAGAATGACTACGCTCTTGACCACTCGCTCTACCTGGGGAATGAACAACGGTTAAGCGACAGGCTTACGCTTTCGTATGGGGCAAGGCTTTCAATATTCCAGAATGTTGGGAAATCTGATGTTTACATTTATGAAGATCCTCAGGATAACATAGATATCGTACATGTTGATACCTTACACTATGATCACCTGGAGAACATTAAAACCTATGTGAATATAGAACCCCGGTTTGCGGCCAGATATATGATCAATCCGCAAAGTTCTGTTAAATTGTCTTATAACCGAATGGTACAGAATACCCATTTGATATCAAGTGGCACGGTACCTATTCCATTTAATACCTGGAGCCCCAGTAACTATTACCTCAAGCCCCAGTTAGCCGATCAGGTAGCGGTAGGTTACTTCAGAAATTTCAAGGATAATATGCTGGAGTTTTCAGTGGAGGCATATTACAAGGACATTGACAACGTAACCGATTTTGCGGATAATGCCCAGCTTTTCTTTAATAAGGATCTGCCCACAGAGTATCGTCAGGGAGACTCGTGGTCATACGGACTGGAGCTGATGCTACAGAAGAAGGAAGGAAGGTTTACAGGGTTTGCCAGTTATACTTGGTCAAAAACCGAGCGTAAGATTGATGGAGTAAACCTTAGCAAGCCATTTCTGGCCAATTATGACAGAAGACATGTGTTCAACATAGTTGGTACCTATGATCTTAATGAGAAATGGTCATTCGGCGGAAGTTTCACCTATAGCACAGGAAGGCCTATTACAGTACCGGCCGGGAGGTATCAATACGGAGATGTTTACCAGGTGGATTACATCAGTGAAAGAAATGGTTACTTACTCCCCGATTTTCACAGACTGGATCTTTCTGCAACCCTCACGCCAGGAAAAAACAAAGACAGGAAGTGGAAGGGTAGCTGGGTATTCTCACTGTATAATGCTTACAGCAGGAAAAATGCATTTACTATTTATACGCGCTTGCAGCAGGATGATGAAGGAAATATTATCAACGGAAATGTGAAAGAAGCCCGAATGATATCCCTGTTCCCTGTGCTGCCTTCAGTAACCTATAACATTCAATTTTAA
- a CDS encoding MlaE family ABC transporter permease, protein METIGKYFIFLGSLFVNRESFKTYFKLTIDECVSIGIGSIFLVALVAFFIGAVTTIQTAYNLVSPLIPNYVISLVVRDMTILELAPTIIAVIYAGKVGSSMASGLGTMRISEQIDALQVMGINSASYLVLPKILGSLLMYPMLVIIAGLLSIVGGYLAGLLTGVITPTQYVYGIRFDFNEYTVTFALIKSFVFAFLVASISSFKGYYTTGGALEVGRASTSAVTQSVIAILLADYLLAQLLL, encoded by the coding sequence ATGGAAACCATAGGCAAGTATTTTATTTTTTTAGGATCTCTTTTCGTTAACCGGGAAAGTTTCAAAACCTACTTCAAGCTAACCATTGATGAATGCGTATCCATCGGAATTGGTTCCATTTTTCTGGTAGCACTAGTGGCCTTTTTTATAGGAGCAGTTACTACCATTCAAACGGCCTACAACCTGGTAAGTCCGCTGATCCCTAATTATGTAATATCACTCGTGGTAAGGGACATGACGATACTGGAACTGGCCCCGACCATTATAGCCGTGATCTATGCAGGAAAAGTGGGCTCAAGCATGGCCAGCGGGCTGGGTACCATGCGCATCTCGGAGCAAATTGATGCACTACAGGTAATGGGTATTAACTCTGCATCATACCTGGTACTGCCCAAAATACTGGGTTCTTTGCTAATGTACCCTATGCTGGTGATCATTGCAGGGCTGCTCTCTATTGTTGGGGGTTACCTGGCAGGATTACTTACCGGTGTCATTACACCAACGCAATATGTTTACGGTATCCGGTTTGATTTTAATGAATATACAGTGACGTTTGCACTGATCAAATCTTTTGTTTTTGCTTTTCTTGTAGCTTCCATATCCTCATTTAAAGGTTATTATACTACCGGGGGGGCACTGGAAGTGGGCCGTGCAAGTACTTCCGCAGTTACTCAAAGTGTAATTGCCATCCTGCTTGCCGATTATTTATTAGCCCAATTGCTTTTATAA
- a CDS encoding MmcQ/YjbR family DNA-binding protein yields MDIETFRDICINKAGVTEEFPFDNQTLVFKVMNKMFALADVDLFESANLKCDPERAVQLREQYAGIKPGYHMNKKHWNTVMADGSVPDPLIVELINHSYDLVVAGLSRKLRDELEMYNNTTKL; encoded by the coding sequence ATGGATATAGAAACATTTCGAGATATTTGTATTAATAAAGCCGGTGTTACTGAGGAGTTTCCATTCGATAATCAAACGCTGGTGTTCAAGGTAATGAACAAGATGTTCGCCCTGGCAGATGTTGACCTGTTCGAAAGTGCCAACCTGAAGTGTGACCCTGAAAGAGCCGTACAGCTTAGGGAGCAGTATGCCGGCATTAAGCCCGGGTATCATATGAACAAAAAACACTGGAATACGGTAATGGCGGATGGAAGTGTCCCGGACCCTTTAATTGTCGAACTTATCAATCATTCTTACGATCTGGTGGTAGCCGGGTTGTCCAGAAAATTGAGAGATGAACTGGAGATGTACAACAATACTACTAAATTGTAA